One Glycine max cultivar Williams 82 chromosome 4, Glycine_max_v4.0, whole genome shotgun sequence DNA segment encodes these proteins:
- the LOC100787566 gene encoding glucuronoxylan 4-O-methyltransferase 2, translating to MAWLVGIVEFPDGYDLNASVASFSALHHLLCLHLVLHFFLLTTKAASHAPESSKHPNSTLTEKEFKVLSNLVALKSPCNLLIFGFQPQYLTLSSMNAPGSTIFLYDHDDMIAKVATNSNNTQTYQLGYNVPSKKAFNLLKHARQNQACAPSYPTQLLQKSKCKFALRNLPSEVYEKKWDIIVVDGPKGDSPESPGRMDSIYTASVLARAGNVSDVVVHDIDRMIEKWFSWEFLCHENLLCSKGKLWHFRISGHSNSTTFCTT from the coding sequence CCTCATTCTCCGCTCTTCATCATCTGCTATGTCTCCACCTAGTTCTCCACTTTTTTCTACTCACAACAAAAGCTGCATCACATGCACCTGAGTCCTCAAAGCACCCCAATTCCACCCTAACTGAAAAAGAGTTCAAAGTTCTCTCAAACCTTGTTGCTCTTAAATCCCCATGCAACCTCCTCATATTTGGCTTCCAACCACAGTACCTTACCCTCTCCTCAATGAATGCACCTGGAAGCACCATCTTTCTTTATGATCATGATGACATGATAGCCAAGGTAGCAACAAACTCCAACAACACTCAAACATACCAGCTTGGGTATAATGTGCCATCTAAAAAGGCTTTTAATCTTCTCAAACATGCAAGGCAGAACCAAGCTTGTGCACCAAGTTACCCAACACAGCTGCTTCAGAAATCGAAATGCAAGTTTGCATTGAGAAATTTACCTTCTGAAGTGTATGAAAAGAAGTGGGATATCATTGTGGTAGATGGACCCAAAGGGGATTCTCCAGAGTCGCCGGGTAGGATGGATTCTATATACACTGCTAGTGTTCTAGCTAGAGCTGGGAATGTTTCTGACGTAGTTGTGCATGATATAGATCGTATGATAGAGAAATGGTTCTCCTGGGAGTTTCTCTGCCATGAGAATTTATTGTGTTCTAAAGGGAAATTGTGGCACTTCAGGATCAGTGGTCACTCCAATTCAACAACGTTCTGCACTACCTGA